In Brienomyrus brachyistius isolate T26 chromosome 19, BBRACH_0.4, whole genome shotgun sequence, one DNA window encodes the following:
- the blk gene encoding tyrosine-protein kinase Blk isoform X2, whose protein sequence is MGCTCSRPKQKHQTSYNFQNEQPRATNNSNELANSRPMVSDANRQDIATNNGDIVVAQYDFKPVTSDDLPFRKGDKFKILEEDGDWWFAKSLTTGDEGYIPCTYMAKQDTLDVEKWFFKNLSRKDAERLLLAPANQMGSFLIRESETANGSFSLSIRDMDPEQGDVIKHYKIRCLDNGGYYISPMTSFASLEELVKFYSRTAHGLCQRLTAPCKRMEPRQPWAQDAWEIPRETLKMVKKLGSGQFGEVWMGYYKNSQKVAIKMLKEGSMEPEAFLQEANLMKKLQNERLVRLYAVVTKEPILIITEYMSNGSLLDFLKTEDGKHLKYPKLIDMSAQIAEGMAYIEKKNYIHRDLRAANILVSETLHCKVADFGLARIIETEYTAQEGAKFPIKWTAPEAINFGTFSIKTDVWSFGILLTEIITYGRTPYPGMTNPEVIRLLDKKYRMPCPDACPQELYQIMLKCWQERPEDRPTFDYLQYTLNDFFIATEGQYEMQP, encoded by the exons ATGGAGATATCGTGGTTGCTCAGTATGACTTCAAGCCGGTCACTTCTGATGACTTGCCTTTCCGAAAAGGAGACAAGTTCAAAATTCTAGAAGA GGATGGTGACTGGTGGTTTGCTAAGTCATTGACAACAGGTGACGAAGGCTACATTCCCTGCACATATATGGCAAAACAAGACACACTGGATGTAGAGAA ATGGTTTTTCAAGAACTTGAGTCGCAAAGATGCAGAGCGTCTGCTTCTGGCCCCAGCGAATCAAATGGGGTCATTTCTAATCAGAGAAAGCGAGACCGCTAATG gatcaTTCTCATTGTCTATCAGAGATATGGATCCTGAACAGGGGGATGTCATCAAACACTACAAAATCCGTTGCCTTGACAACGGTGGCTATTATATCTCCCCGATGACCTCGTTTGCATCGCTGGAGGAGCTGGTGAAATTTTACTCCA GGACAGCACATGGGCTGTGTCAGCGGCTGACTGCCCCCTGCAAACGCATGGAGCCGCGACAACCGTGGGCTCAGGATGCCTGGGAGATCCCGAGGGAGACACTGAAGATGGTAAAGAAGCTCGGGTCGGGACAGTTTGGAGAGGTGTGGATGG GCTATTATAAAAACTCCCAGAAGGTGGCCATCAAGATGCTGAAAGAGGGCAGCATGGAGCCAGAGGCCTTCCTGCAGGAGGCCAACCTGATGAAGAAGCTGCAAAACGAGAGGCTGGTACGCCTGTATGCCGTCGTCACCAAAGAGCCCATCCTCATCATCACAGAGTACATGAGTAACG GAAGTTTACTTGACTTCTTAAAAACCGAAGATGGAAAACATCTGAAGTATCCTAAACTCATAGATATGTCAGCACAG ATTGCAGAAGGCATGGCTTACATCGAGAAGAAGAACTACATTCACAGGGATCTCAGGGCGGCCAACATCCTGGTATCGGAGACTCTGCACTGCAAGGTTGCGGATTTTGGTCTGGCTAGGATTATTGAGACAGAGTACACAGCACAGGAAG GGGCGAAATTTCCAATCAAATGGACTGCACCAGAGGCAATCAACTTTGGGACCTTCAGCATCAAGACAGACGTCTGGTCTTTTGGTATTCTCCTTACAGAAATCATCACATATGGGAGGACACCCTACCCAG GCATGACCAACCCAGAGGTGATACGACTCTTGGACAAGAAGTACAGGATGCCGTGTCCCGATGCGTGTCCGCAGGAGCTCTACCAGATCATGCTAAAATGCTGGCAGGAGAGGCCCGAGGATCGGCCCACCTTCGATTACCTGCAGTACACCCTCAATGATTTTTTCATCGCTACCGAGGGCCAGTATGAGATGCAGCCCTAA
- the blk gene encoding tyrosine-protein kinase Blk isoform X1, producing MGCTCSRPKQKHQTSYNFQNEQPRATNNSNELANSRPMVSDANRQDIATNNGDIVVAQYDFKPVTSDDLPFRKGDKFKILEEDGDWWFAKSLTTGDEGYIPCTYMAKQDTLDVEKYVTANRVCTTFVVIFKLYCGLSCFEKRLHVVTNVTELSFSRWFFKNLSRKDAERLLLAPANQMGSFLIRESETANGSFSLSIRDMDPEQGDVIKHYKIRCLDNGGYYISPMTSFASLEELVKFYSRTAHGLCQRLTAPCKRMEPRQPWAQDAWEIPRETLKMVKKLGSGQFGEVWMGYYKNSQKVAIKMLKEGSMEPEAFLQEANLMKKLQNERLVRLYAVVTKEPILIITEYMSNGSLLDFLKTEDGKHLKYPKLIDMSAQIAEGMAYIEKKNYIHRDLRAANILVSETLHCKVADFGLARIIETEYTAQEGAKFPIKWTAPEAINFGTFSIKTDVWSFGILLTEIITYGRTPYPGMTNPEVIRLLDKKYRMPCPDACPQELYQIMLKCWQERPEDRPTFDYLQYTLNDFFIATEGQYEMQP from the exons ATGGAGATATCGTGGTTGCTCAGTATGACTTCAAGCCGGTCACTTCTGATGACTTGCCTTTCCGAAAAGGAGACAAGTTCAAAATTCTAGAAGA GGATGGTGACTGGTGGTTTGCTAAGTCATTGACAACAGGTGACGAAGGCTACATTCCCTGCACATATATGGCAAAACAAGACACACTGGATGTAGAGAAGTACGTAACCGCCAACAGAGTGTGTACGACATTTGTTGTCATCTTCAAGTTGTATTGTGGTTTGTCTTGTTTTGAGAAAAGATTACATGTAGTTACAAATGTCACTGAATTGTCATTTTCTAGATGGTTTTTCAAGAACTTGAGTCGCAAAGATGCAGAGCGTCTGCTTCTGGCCCCAGCGAATCAAATGGGGTCATTTCTAATCAGAGAAAGCGAGACCGCTAATG gatcaTTCTCATTGTCTATCAGAGATATGGATCCTGAACAGGGGGATGTCATCAAACACTACAAAATCCGTTGCCTTGACAACGGTGGCTATTATATCTCCCCGATGACCTCGTTTGCATCGCTGGAGGAGCTGGTGAAATTTTACTCCA GGACAGCACATGGGCTGTGTCAGCGGCTGACTGCCCCCTGCAAACGCATGGAGCCGCGACAACCGTGGGCTCAGGATGCCTGGGAGATCCCGAGGGAGACACTGAAGATGGTAAAGAAGCTCGGGTCGGGACAGTTTGGAGAGGTGTGGATGG GCTATTATAAAAACTCCCAGAAGGTGGCCATCAAGATGCTGAAAGAGGGCAGCATGGAGCCAGAGGCCTTCCTGCAGGAGGCCAACCTGATGAAGAAGCTGCAAAACGAGAGGCTGGTACGCCTGTATGCCGTCGTCACCAAAGAGCCCATCCTCATCATCACAGAGTACATGAGTAACG GAAGTTTACTTGACTTCTTAAAAACCGAAGATGGAAAACATCTGAAGTATCCTAAACTCATAGATATGTCAGCACAG ATTGCAGAAGGCATGGCTTACATCGAGAAGAAGAACTACATTCACAGGGATCTCAGGGCGGCCAACATCCTGGTATCGGAGACTCTGCACTGCAAGGTTGCGGATTTTGGTCTGGCTAGGATTATTGAGACAGAGTACACAGCACAGGAAG GGGCGAAATTTCCAATCAAATGGACTGCACCAGAGGCAATCAACTTTGGGACCTTCAGCATCAAGACAGACGTCTGGTCTTTTGGTATTCTCCTTACAGAAATCATCACATATGGGAGGACACCCTACCCAG GCATGACCAACCCAGAGGTGATACGACTCTTGGACAAGAAGTACAGGATGCCGTGTCCCGATGCGTGTCCGCAGGAGCTCTACCAGATCATGCTAAAATGCTGGCAGGAGAGGCCCGAGGATCGGCCCACCTTCGATTACCTGCAGTACACCCTCAATGATTTTTTCATCGCTACCGAGGGCCAGTATGAGATGCAGCCCTAA